A window of the Clupea harengus chromosome 8, Ch_v2.0.2, whole genome shotgun sequence genome harbors these coding sequences:
- the vkorc1l1 gene encoding vitamin K epoxide reductase complex subunit 1-like protein 1: MAAPVLRVSTPRWERIVRFLVCLLGIMLSLYAFHVEQENAKDSKYRALCDLSNSISCSKVFTSRWGRGFGLLGSIFGNDSAMNQPNSVYGIIFYILQLLLGMTVSAMAALILMSTSIASVMGSLYLGYILYFVLKDFCVICVTTYALNFILFVLNYKRLVYLNEAWKQQLQAKQD; the protein is encoded by the exons ATGGCGGCGCCCGTCCTGAGAGTGTCCACCCCTCGATGGGAAAGAATAGTCAGGTTCCTTGTATGCCTACTTGGCATTATGTTGTCTTTATACGCCTTTCACGTAGAACAAGAAAACGCTAAGGACTCGAAATATCGGGCATTATGCGACTTGAGCAACTCAATAAGCTGTTCCAAAGTCTTCACCTCCAG ATGGGGGCGAGGATTCGGGCTCTTGGGCTCTATCTTTGGCAATGACAGTGCAATGAACCAGCCAAACAGTGTCTACGGAATCATCTTTTACATCTTGCAGCTGTTACTTG GAATGACGGTGAGTGCCATGGCAGCCCTGATCCTCATGAGCACGTCCATCGCCTCGGTGATGGGATCCCTCTACCTGGGGTACATACTCTACTTCGTTCTGAAGGACTTCTGCGTCATCTGTGTCACCACATATGCACTGAACTTCATTCTCTTTGTCCTCAACTACAAGCGACTTGTTTACTTGAATGAGGCTTGGAAGCAACAGCTCCAAGCCAAGCAGGActga